GTTTGACTCAATAAAAATAGACTCTGAAATCACCGAGGATGGATTACTCGGGAATAAGTCGACCAAATATGAAGGTCTAGCCTTTTTCTCCTGTTTTGAGATCATTTGATAACATTTTGAGCAGATTTTCAACACATCCTCGGAAAGATTATGATTTAAAGTTTCAACATGAGATTCGGTACGGAAGTCCATTCATGCCAAGAAAAGAAAGTAatgtgtgaaaaataaaaacactcaaAGTAAGTCAAAATTATGAGATGTGAAGGTTTAATGTTTGAGAGAAGGTTCAAATCTGGCTCGTTTTACGTCCTTGATGTTGATGCAGTAATTCAAATTTTGTGAGTCAAAATTTGGGAAATGTATATGTAGTTTGAGATAAGTCAAAATCCTGAGATAGCGAGTCAATTTTTTTGGCCTTTAATGTCACATTTATAAGTTGAGAAGTTGTCATGATGAGATAAATACAGGCTCTCAAGCTCATTATCTCATTATTTAGACTTTTAAAAGTAATACTTTTGACTTTCCATCTTGTAATTTTTACTCACTTTGCgcgtttaaagaaaaaaattcattcaaacatttcgtctattattttcttttccgGACAGAAACGTGAATCCACAGCGGTCAGATGGACAGTTTGCAGTGTGGCGATTCGGCCCGGGCTCTATACTTTCCCCAACAGCAGACGTATTAAACATTAGACAGTCCACCGTTTCAGAGCACCGAGGCCGAGAACAGTTAGCAAACGCTTAAAaagttaaacaacaacaacaacaaaaaaatcagtATTATAAAACTAGTGAAAAGGTTAAAAGATCATTGCTACTTTTTTTGGTTTGTAACTAAGTTAACATGGAAAAAAGAACAGATAAAAAGCATAAAGTACATTTCTAAAAACCATGTTAGGTCAAATATAAACAGTTTCTCTCCGTCCTGATGGGTTTCCAACAGTCGACTGAGAGCATCAAGAGTTTTCGTTTTCACAGCCCTGGGACCAAGATAAACTAAACTATAGGTCGATTATTTCtcacaaaacatttttcacGAGGGAAGTCTGATCACGCACAAAGAAATCATCAGCCGTCAAGTAAATCTGCATTTTTCTAAAGAGTAAAAGGTGATTGGTTGTGACCCTGAGAAGTAGACTGCAGAttcaatttttttaagaaaaaaaaaataaaaattatttttccattttctaggttttttttttcccaccatcATCACACTAACACAACTCTACAACCATGCAACAAGTTTGCACACTAACATAACCAAACATACCTAAGCAAGAAACCATAGACGCATATATACCAACTTCATACTGatatgttatttcttttttttccttttcaaaaaaatattttggaagtttttttttaaagttttttttttttttaaatacattttgtctttttacattttctatttatcTCAAAGCTACCGTTAAAACAAGGCGTTTAGTGATATTTAACCCAGTAATTTttacagtcttttttttctcatttttttctcaaaaaaaaaaaaaaacattgtgaaaaGTTACTGAATTACAAAGTCAGAGGCAGGTTCAGCCAGGCGGCCGCAGGACGAGCgcttttaacaacaacaacaacaacaacaacaaggtgACGCTGCAGGACATCAGAGAAAATCTCATCGAAATGCTCCAAACAAACACTGGAATAATCGGAATAACTGTGAATGTCGGCTACGTATAAACATGAGGTCGCATCGCGAGGTCCCTTTCCGCAGATTTCGGGAGCGAGGGAAACTCAAAAATCTACGTCATGAGCTGCATCTCATGGCCCTTATCAGATAGCTCCTCGGCTGAACCGTAAgatgttctgtccctcctcggtgaaggccgtctcagagctcttatttctgccccgagcatcgaggagctataggcgaggaaaccgagagcagccttcccggaagccgtgcagctgcaggagttgctaactccgtccaaacagctgacgaattcatgtgacgcttcCGAGGAAAGGAGATCTCAtccctcttaaaaaaaaaaaaaaaaaaaaaactctgctcgTTGTCTCTCTCCTCGCATCTGTCCCGTGCCTactcggtgggagggactaagacgcgaggaaagGAGGCAAGTGGAAGAGTCGAGGAGGCAATCTAATGGCCAGGAGATGCATCTTAGACCACCAAGAGCAGAAAGGCAAAGCAGCTACAGTACAGGTTGGGGTTTGAGCCAGAACTGACTCATGAAACTCTCTGTTCCGTCTCTCGGTTTTCGGTAACTTAACCCTCCAGtttcagagaagaaaaaaaaaaaaaaaaaaaaaaaaaaatctctgaatGCTGAATGTTAGTGTGACGTTTCACTTTGCCAAAATGTCACAAAACGTTTGTATTCAAAACGTAAATGTCTTGTTGCAAACTGCTGGTATTAGTTTCTACTACGACAAGAAATTAAAATCacttaaaaatttaaaaaaactggaaacaaaaaggttttataatgttttatatgTAAAAGGGTACTTTAAAAAGGCCGATACTGAAGCATGAGAGGCAGAGATATCCTAACTTTGAGTCATGTCTATGGGTCAAactccaaaaacactggatcctacatttcccataatgcaacttgaCATAATCTAGAATCCTGCCTGGGTAAAGAGCCACGTCTTTCAATCTCCACAGGCCCGGTCTGTAACAGATATTCTGTTATAAATAAATCTGTCGTCTACATACAACTGTGAGTTGTACTCCTCATCATTAGTACGTGAAGGTCCCTTTAATTGACCGGTTCTCTTGTTGCGGTTGTGAAAATGCATCCTGGGAAACGTAGGAAGTAGGAACTTGCGCTGTCTcgaataaaaataaacaaagcaaGATGAAAGAGTTAATGGAaatttttccattttattctccgattccagctttttaaatggaaatattttgtagtttcttctagtttttcataattttttgaccttttatagaccaaacaactaatcgagaaaataatcgacagtgAAAATAATCCTTAGTTTCAGCCCTTCCACAGATTGCTGACTATAACAGTGTCGGGTTATTCGAGGGGATTTTTTCCTTTACAGTTTTGACTCATTGTTTTCATAACTTTCATAACTAGCGCGCACCACGCTCACTACGGGCAACTTTTCGGTGGAACACTATCACAACTCCGCTGCACTGATTAAATGGCACCGTTGTGCTGCTGCGGTACTGTTCACGTTCGTGCGATTCGGGATCTGAAATGTCTCCCCGTCGCGTCGGCCCAAAAAAGTTGCAACACGGGGCCGTGACATCACAGCGAGCGTCCTGCCACGCTGTGAACCTGCCGCTGAGTAAAGTGACCTACAGCATTGATTCTACACATTACAGTTGTCCATGAAGAtcaagtaaagagagagaaagaaggagaaagagaaatggACAACATCGTGAAAGCCCTTCCTCTCTGTGATTGGACGCAAACTGGTCCAATAGAGGGAGAGTAAAACAAGGATCAGAGGAGGAGGACATGTTTGGGGACAcgtcatgatgatgatgacaaatcttttcttttcaacatcAATATGAAGGAGGATGGATGGGTGAAGACGAGAATAAGAAagggaaggagaaagagaggacaacCCTGCGAAATCTCTTCCTCTCTCGTGATTGGACGCAAACTGGTCCAGCGGAAGGAGAATAAAACAAAGGTGATGGGAGGAGGACATGTCGGGGGACACACGATaacatcttttcttttcttcccaaCATCAACATGAAGGAGGAAGGATtgatggaggaagagaaggaagaggGGGAAACGTTGCACCCACTGGCCACATGagctgataaaataaaataaaaatcaccagCCACTTTCTCTATTTCACCGTCCAATCAGATGCGAGAACAGATCGGAGAGGCGTGACTAATGGCTGAAGACATGTTGCTGGTGTGGATTTCTTGCGGTGGCCAGTGTCAGTTTTCCGTAATGCTTACAGGATGGAGgttgaggatgatgatgatgatgatgatgatgaaggtgaTCCGGACGCCTCAGTAGTTGAGGTGTCTCTGGCTGGGCTGGTGCAGGTGCTTAGTGCTGGCCTTCGGCGGGCGCAGCAGGTTGAGGCGccgcagggcgttgcgggacaGCGGCTGGGTGCGTTGGGTGGCGTTACCCGAGCGCTGCTGCAGGAGGCCGGCCCGGGCGGAGAGCGCCGCAACGTAGCAGGCCGAGTGGAGGCTGGAGCGCCGCTGGACCACCGCAACCTCCGGcctgcagggggagacagaGACGGAAGGAGAGGGCTGTTAGACGGAGCTGGGAGGATTACGGAGTaccagtgatgccacgtaatctgaccacttttttcagtaacgagtaatctaacgcgttactatttccaaaccagtagtggtaaaaacacttttagtggactGAAACTGAAGGTGTGCAATTGCGGAGTTATTGCAGATTGTTAATACTGGACcgatttcaaagattgttgttctcaTCAGTCACATTAGCCTCTTTCCGAACCAAGTAGTTCCAGGagcgtagttataggaacagttctactaactactctcccccaaaaccggtttTGCTATTTGCATTCAccctggccaagtggccatagggactatatacaaaattatttatactaaatctaatgtatatagcatatttgaagaataatttaaacaagtctacCGAAAAGAGAAActtgtatctctctctcccacgactctgcctgctgcgctgcggaggggtgtgtgtgtgtgtgtgtgtgtgtgtgtgtgtgtgtgtgtgtgtgtgtgtgtgtgtgtgtgtgtccacgcttgtggagtttaactccaaaaaagacagttaaccacaggttcccgttaatttTATGATGCAAACGAaccgtcaacggcgaaataaaagcctcttatttacgagagcggGGGCAGGCGCCTGCCGGCTGTCGCCTCACTTCATGGAGCTCCTCATCtctgaaaactttgaagcaaattgtctaTTCGGCATAAATTTTCCCAAGGCTGCCTATATCtgaaatctaaacagttcatttctccACTAAAACGTTGtcaaaagtgaatttagtgatgaataagatggcgaaaattgtcccgttgttggtctgtctgtaccggaaacccGAGCCTTGTTGACCTATAGGTtcccctgccctgaagtaggagctgaaagagttacatgaagaggaacttaataatccccaaattggtccagtcggaacacaagaaaaaaaaaaaaaaaagggttctaggaggGTTcggttctaggaactgcaaaaatccctccagtCGGAAAGCAGCTTTAGACACCAAACCATGGTTGAAAAAACGTAACGTTACCCTTTGAgtaaagtagggctgtcctcgactaaagaagttcttagtcaactaacacttataggattttgtcgactaatcgattagttgatttaattgacagagctgtgcgctttgagaggtggttaagactagaaaagcacaatataaatgtagttaattaaccatctgtaaaactgagtttctccacaattaatcctgcaaaagcaccactttaaatcttgtgtttaccataaatgtgctcagaagtttcttggaaataagtaattaagcatgaataagcattaaaaaatgactaattgactaaagaaatcttagtcgactaagaccaaaacaaccgattagtcgactaatcgactaagaggtggcagccctagagtAAAGACGTTTAATTTATaatcagggttcatacgcattttaacacttttccatgacttttttggcaaatttccacgactgtgtgttcctgaaaatgtcagtcgacatcatacaataagaatacaaatcagtgttaaagtttaaagaggtttaactataaaatgaatgacaatttatgtggctcatagtgggattcataatatcgctCCCCAAATACAACGTTGAGGTTAAGACGaggtgaaaatacatttattaatcacatattattatgctgtgttaaaaaataattccatgacttttccaaaaaaaCTTTCCAGGCCTGTtatggaatttgcatttttcaaattccataactttgactttttttttccaaagcgTATGAACTACAGCTGGACGATTTGTTACcctaaaaaaaacttgatttacGATTCAATTCccattccatttaaaacaaaataactgcaaactgtaaatatttaaaaaatatatatttattgtatttaattaaattaaagtgcatcaacataaacaaaattgcacaggcaaaccctttctctaagtgaaaagtcactgtgcagtgtgcaacaaagatccaaattatgtatactgtatttggattaaaaaaagaaaatcttaaaaaataaattttttgaAAGTATGAATcaatttgacctaccaactcgatttttaaatcaaatagatttttttgccAGCCCTAGTATGAACCCTGTAATAATTACCGGTGACGAGGGCCGTCCAGAAGGCGTCTGCCCTTCTCCTTCCCAGCGGAGGGAGTCAAGGCGGCAGGCGCGTCTTCAGGCAGCAAGCCCAGGTCCAGGTCCAAGCCCAGGTCCAGGTCCAAGCCCAGGTCCAGGTCCAAGCCCAAGCCCAGGcccaggtccaggtccagggaGCGCGGCAGGGTGCTGAGCGCGAGCCTTGGGGTGCTGTGGCGGGCGTAGACCGACATGCTGGGGTGCTCGATCAGCAGGTTCTCCAGAGGGCTGGTCTCCAGGAGGCCCGGCTGGCTGCCGCGCCCGGTGAAGCACGGCGGGGGCGTGACGAACCAGCTCTCCTCCAGAGAGCCGGCATCCAGACGGAGGAAGCTGCTgtccccttcttcttcttcatcgtcctcctcctcctcctcctctgccccTCCGTCCGGGTCGTTGTCGGCCGTGGAGTTGAGGGAGATGCAGGAGGAGTAGCGGATGGCGGGGCTGGCCATGGGGGAGGGGACCATCACcatgtcttcctcctcctcctcctcctcctcaggacTAACGGTGGATCCAGAGCGGCCGTCGCCACACTGAGCCGAGCAGGCTTCAgctgcagagacggagagagagaagaattcATGGTGTGAGTGataactagggctgccacctcttagtcgattagtcgactaatcggtagttttggtcttagtcgactaagatttctttagtcgattagtcattttttatgcatattcatgcttaattacttatttccaagaaacttctgagcacatttatggtaaacacaagatttaaagtggtgcttttgcaggattaattgtggagaaactcagttttacagatggttaattaactacatttatattgtgcttttctagtcttaaccacctctcaaagcgcacagctctgtcaattaaatcaactaatcgattagccgacaaaatcgtataagtgttagtcgactaagaacttctttagtcgaggacagccctagtgatAATAACaggttttttactttttcttcccCCCCCATCACCTTAGGACGGAGGAGACAGCTACACTGCTACGTTTTGGATTAAAAACGAATATCCTTTTGTATACGTTTACGCCTCGCGGAAACACTGCGGCCCCCTGTattgacagtcagtcataacggaaaaagaacataaataaagttattatttactttaaaaagtagattttttttcaggGCTAAATGACATGGTATCAGATTGGTGTATTCGCCAATACCAACATTTTAGGCTGGCAATTGGAGGCATTTCTGATACTGCTATCGCTATTGGAACgactgtagtagtagtagtattccATTATGAAATATCTTGATTGTTAAATGTCTTTCAACAGGCTACTTACTTGaccagctgctgctctgctgatGGAGGTGTAATATATTCAGTGTGCCAGCAGGCGGCACTGTGACCTGtcggagcagcagcagcagcagcagcagcagctgtcacATGTAAACAATCATTTTCTGGATGCAGAGAGCACAGTGGGGCAAGCTGACAGCTCAGCATCATGTCCAACTGAAACCACAGCCtgcacgcatgtgtgtgtgtgtgtgtgtgtgtgtgtgtttaggcttgttttactatattcgtggggtccaaaaaccggggaatacagtacatttgtggggtctgcacagttaaagggctgtttgagggttaagacttggttgtaggactagggttagaattaggtgatggttagggtgagggttagggttaaaggtATGGTGGAGGATTTCAATCATCGCGCACAGTCAACGTGCCGACGTCCTGCACCGCTGCGCATGCAACACGGACATTTGcgtgccaaaaaaataaaaataaaaataaaaatcagctcGTAATGATTCACAGAGACGAAAGGAAGTTATGAGAGGAAACGCGATCTCAAGCTGGCAGACTGGGAACTAAAAATAACGCTTCTCCATTCGATTTGGACCTGCTGCTTTTCTCCAGACAATAAACAATAACTCATTTTCATGGCTTAACCCTTGGAACTctgcaaaacaaacattttattattattattattattatttcttggAGGATCTTCAAATGCTTCATATCCCTAAAAACAGCACAACCTAAACTGAAAGGTTATGTAGGTCAATACATAATTATTGAAAAAGAAAGTATTGGAATTGTGtcatgaataaaaaatatatatatttttttaaatcagaaatgtgttttcataaaattttactatttaaaaacaaagcaaTATGGATGCAAAGGAATTTTTGAAGTTATTCGaactatgtatttttattttatttaaatgattattttttgggggcttttccctttattatgtAGTGATAGTATTCTTTTCATGCCCCTttgtacttctactccgctacattttagagagaaatattagactttttactccgctacattcatcggttcaagctttagttactagttactttagttactccgctacattcatctgctccagctttagttactagttactttagttactccgctacattcatctgttccagctttagttactagttactttagttactccgctacattcatctgctccagctttagttactagttactttagttactccgctacattcatctgttccagctgtagttactagttactttagttactccactacattcatcggttacagctttagttactagttactttagttactccgctacattcatctgttacagctttagttactagttactttagttactccgctacattcatctgttccagctttagttactagttactccactacattcatctgttacagctttagttactagttactttagttactccgctacattcatctgttacagctttagttactagttactttagttactccgctacattcatctgttacagctttagttactagttactttagttactccactacattaatctgttccagttttagttactttagttactccactacattcatctgttccagcttcagttactagttactttacacattaagatctCTGCACACTAagcacatgtagtttataaaatctggtgtctgattctaaagtaaactagccgacaatataacggactacaagtccagctgagatgatgagaccttAAACACAccactggttggatcctttacacacactacaatgggaggattgtTACATTTTCCTGGTGagacttacagacttttactgaagtaacatttccaatgcaggactttaacttgtaacagagtattttttacagtgtggtgttagtacttctactgaagtaaaggatctgaatacttcttccaccactggatatGTTGAATTACCAGATATATCCAGTGGTTATTCTCTTCATCCtgaacaaatgtttaaagtccTGCTGCAGTCCTGGATGAGAGCGTCTGGTCCACTGTGAGAGTCTTAGTGAACTTCTGCTTCTCACACATCCTGATCAGTGATGTTGTAACTTCCTGAATGATGTTGTCTGTTCTGACACGGAGTCAGCATGATGTACGGAGAAGACGATAACAACAATGTGTCGCAGCATTTGTATTCAATGTAATGAAACAGGACAGGAATTAATATGCTTTACATTAaatgctgaagaaaaacaagtgatGCAGTGCCTCCATTTTGGCTGGCATGATTAgcccattaaacacacaactgtttgggtcctttacactttctaaaaatgggaggatttagatttttacattttcctgatgacacTTACATACTTTcacattttttgggggggggggggtttaagtaaaaggatctgaatacttcttccgccACTGGCTATGTTGGAGAGTTAAACTCACAAACACAGAACACAGGAGTGAACTAACAAAAAGGGAACTCATTGCCCTCATCAAATGAGCCCTGTGCTCCCACTGTTTACAGTAATTAACTCGCTTGTCGCTGTGCATGAGAGCCAGAGTTTTTGAGAGCTCACTTCCACTTGGACACAAACTCCCACGAGTTCACAGAGGAATCCTTGTTTACACGCAACAGCGGGCCTGAGAGGCTGCCGAGTGCTGACTCAGCGCCTGCCAGCTGATCCGCTGCACACTTCATCCTCTAAAACGCTCGCTCGTCCGAGTCCATCAGCAGCCGATCTCTTCCTCCAGAGTCCGCAAGGAGGTTCAGGtgcgggtggggggggggggggacaacaGGTGTCCGCGGCAGCAGTGCGGTGGTGCCGTTAGCGAGGACCAACGGCGTTTTGGAGACATCGACAGGCTGTCGTGTCGGGTTAGCGAGGTCAGGGTGGATTATGAACCAACCGGCTGACCTTCTACCAAACATGCGGGCTCAGAGTCTGCACGCGAGCAGCCGACTTCACCTCCAACCGGACTAGAAAAGGCGATCCTGCGATTTTGCCGCAGGGTTGCGCGGCGGTGGGAGGGTCcccctgttgtgttctttaaccccaaAATGTAGCAcgagtagactttatatttcacaattactgttGTCCGTCAGATCGTTAATAGATCTCGACAAAAGTTGAATCTGCACCTACACCCACCACCCTACCTGTATTTGTTATAGAtgcttttttttggcattttatacATCTCaacaaaagacagacagagacacacacacacacacacacacacctttgttatggatgttttttttttggcatttttaggcctttattgttgATTAAGGCCTAAAACGTGCTACCCAGGTGCCCCCCACTACCCCGATTTAAGATGAATGGGTCACAGTCAAATCAGCCGTTCCACCCAAATTGGCAGCACGCAAGCGGAGATTTCCAACTTTAGATCATTTTAACTCAATCATTTTGGACACTTTTGCACGGTGCGTGCAGTTTCTGTTGTCGGTCTATAAAGGCGGACACGTTCACAAGCGTGCAGCTGGTGTGCACGGTCATATTCATACATGCTGGGCTGCATGCAGTTACTGCAAAATGGCTCAGTTTCCTTTAAAGGCTGGGTTGCATATTGACTTTTAGTGCTGACGCCTCAGTAGGTTTCAGTTCTAAATGtgtcattttcttcttttttttccccattgaaCAAAGAGGCCAAAGCTCTCAAATGTTAAGACTTGTCTGAAGACACGCAGCCATACAAGAACTTTCGCAACATTAAATAGTCTATATTGGCAACGACAACAAATATTTAGACCATAAGCTATCATGAAAGAATAAAAacttttgtggaaaaaaaaagtcaaacttcactggttccagcttgtgaaatgtgaatattgttctagtttctgcTCTCCTCTGAGacagtgaactgaatatcttcgagttgtggacaaaacgagacatttgaggacctCATCTAGGGCTTTATTTGGGAAAcgctgatccacatttttcatcaAGACCGAACAACTACTCCATTCGTCCAGGAATCAACAGATTAAACGACAATGAAAAGTAATCGTTCGTTGCAGCCCTGATGCAGAGCTGTGCCAGACTTCACGAACAAGTCTGTAACTTTATGATGCACCTGGGAGAAACCAGACCCTGTATCCAGGTGTGTGATGGAGTGGGTTTATTTGGGGAGGGGGTGTTGGAGGCTGCTCTGTGCCCATACATGTCCACCTCCACAGG
This window of the Perca flavescens isolate YP-PL-M2 chromosome 6, PFLA_1.0, whole genome shotgun sequence genome carries:
- the tp53inp1 gene encoding tumor protein p53-inducible nuclear protein 1 — its product is MTKVRATPLRRRPEPRASPQPLPQPHAPAGRPGMFQRFASALFGDDAEELSRCGGPGDGREDEEEEDDDEDWILVNYLAEACSAQCGDGRSGSTVSPEEEEEEEEDMVMVPSPMASPAIRYSSCISLNSTADNDPDGGAEEEEEEDDEEEEGDSSFLRLDAGSLEESWFVTPPPCFTGRGSQPGLLETSPLENLLIEHPSMSVYARHSTPRLALSTLPRSLDLDLGLGLGLDLDLGLDLDLGLDLDLGLLPEDAPAALTPSAGKEKGRRLLDGPRHRPEVAVVQRRSSLHSACYVAALSARAGLLQQRSGNATQRTQPLSRNALRRLNLLRPPKASTKHLHQPSQRHLNY